ACAGCCATTCGCATATTGGGTGATAATTCAGCAACGGAAGCATGCAGCATTTTCTGCATCTCCCTTCGCTCTACTAAATCTGCTACGTTGAAATGCTGATCGGCAGCAAACTGCTCTACTTCCTGAATTGGTACGATGGGATGCTGTTTGCGACGCAACACTCGATAGCATTGGCGCTCCACAATCACCTTGAACCAGCCTGGAAAAGCCTCCTGCTCCCTGAGCTTAGGCAAATTCACGAACGCTTCCGCAAACGCTTCCTGAACTGCATCTTCTGCTAAATGCACATCACGTAATATCTCATAAGCAACGGTCTGTGCCATCCCTCTAAACCTCTGAACGATGTACTCCTGCGCTGCCTTTTCACCGTGCTTCGCTGCCTCAATCCATTCCTGCACCTCTTATGATGCCTCCTTATATCCGCCTTCTCCTATTCAAGTGCCAGCGACATCCAAAAAGGTTACATCTTATTCTCCTTAAGAAAGGCTGTAAACTGTTCTGCATTATCGAAACAATTGATTTCGACTCCATTTGCCCGAAGATACCTATCTAATGAGACGACCAAGGATTCCACCGCAGCCTGTAATTTCGATAAATCCCGCGAATCCAGAGCAGCAATCAATTCAGGGAACCCCAATTTTCTATATGTCTCTATATACGATGAATTGATGATCAAGTCAGAAGGCCAGTGGCCCGTTTCAGCAAAGAATAAAAAGGCTGCGGTCAAGTCCTGTACAGAAATAGCAGAGAAAAACGCCGTATCATAGTCATTCATTTCACAGGCCGTAATGATTTTATCCATAACTCCCTTTAACTCTTCGTAAAAACCTTTCATTCTGTCAGGGTAAGAAGGAGTCCCGTAATACTTTTCTTTTTGCTCCAACACCAAGTCCAGCGTACTTGCCGTAAGTTCCTCGGAAGCCTGTAATATGTCTGCGTTCACGCTGCTGTACATAATCGCATCTATATGTTGCTTCAAGAGAGCCGGTTTCAACGGCAGGCCTAGAACCTGCTCCATATTCTTGCCAAAGCCCCTTGTATAATAGGTCCTATTCAATAATGCCAGACTTTGCAATACTTTGGTTAAAACTTCATGAGCCTCTATTCTATAGAAGGTGATATCTTCGGAATCGACGGCTCGGCTCATCTTATACAAATGCAGATAAACCTTCCGAAGCTCCGATTCTGCTTTCTCTACCATATCCTGTGCCTTTTCCGGCCCCTGCATGGTAGAGGTTGTCTCGCGCAGCCTCATAAATCTGTCATGGTCCTCTTGTGAACGAACATATAAAAGCTTGCTATCCGCGATAATCGTCGTTTTATCCTCCTGGAAGGAAGCCATTCTCTCTGCTCTCTCCCAGCTTATAGGCCAGAAATCAAACCCTATGCCGTCAATGATGAACTGGATACTCGCCTGGTAACCCTGTGGACTAGCCGGGATAAAGAAAAAGTCCAGATCAGAACGTTTTGTAGCCGTTCCCTGAGCATATGACCCATAATAAGCGATAATTGCGATCTCGTCGGAATACTCCTTTTCAACATAATCTATAAGAGCCTGAGCAACATCAAACACATTCAACATTCGTATCCCCTCCCATGTATCCTTACGAGGTTATGATATCAAGGTTCTCAGAGACCTAATAGGTAAAGTTCAGTTATAATCTACTAGAATAGAGCCAAGACAAATGAACTCAGAAAGGAATCCGGTGTCTATCGTGAATATGATTCTGGTGATCGAAGATCAAGTAGATGTGAATCACTTGCTGGCCGAAGCGTTGACCGTTGCGGGCTATCGCGTTAAATCTGCATATACCGGCCTGGATGGAATCAAAGAAATTCAGACCAACTCCTATGACTTAATTTTGCTGGATATTATGCTTCCTTACAAAAGCGGGGACGAAATACTGAAAGAGATGCGTACCTTCTCAGATGCTCCGGTTATTATTATTTCTGCCAAGGATATGGTTGGTGTAAAAATAGATTTACTGCGGTTAGGTGCGGACGACTATATTACCAAGCCCTTTGATTTAGGAGAAGTGGTTGCTCGGGTCGAGTCCAACTTGCGACGCTCCCATAGGCAAATACAGGAGAACCCTGTCATTACATACAAAGATGTCATACTCGACGAACATACGAAGCGGGTTTGCGTGAGCGGTACCGAAATTGAACTGACCGCAACAGAATATATGATTCTGGAGCTGCTAATGGGGCATACAGGCAAGGTGTTCACGAAGGCCAATCTATACGAATCCATCTGGCAGGAGGAATATCTCGGCGACGATAACGCTGTCAAGACTCACATCAGCAACCTGCGCAGCAAGCTCAAGAAGGTTAGCCCTGACGAGCAATATATTGAAACAGTATGGGGGCTTGGCTATCGCCTCTATCAGGAATAAAGAGGTTATTCAAATTATCCCTTTCCTGACACTTTTCCACATAGCTCTTGACCTTTTCTAAACCTTTGCGCCTTATACTTTTGCGTATAGAAAGGACAGGTGAACAATTATGACTGAATATGTACTGAAAACCACGGACCTGACGAAGAGCTATCGCGAAGCCAATGTATTGAAGCAAATATCACTTAGTCTGGCCCCTGGTAGAATATATGGTCTAATCGGGCAAAACGGAGCCGGTAAAACGACGCTAATGCGGCTCATCACCGGACTAAGTTTTCCTTCAAGCGGAACGATTGAGCTATTCGGCCATCAAGGGGAGAAGAACCTGCAAATCGAACGCAAACGGATCGGCAGCATGATTGAATATCCTAGCTTGACACTAAGCATGACCGCCAAAGAAAATATCAGGCTTCACCGCATCATACGAGGAATTCCGAACAAGGAAATAGAGGACGAATTACTGCAGTTGGTCGGCCTTGCTGATACCGGGAGGAAGAAGGCCAAGAACTTCTCGCTGGGTATGAAGCAGCGCCTGGGAATTGCGATCGCTCTGCTTAGCAGTCCCGAACTTCTCATTCTAGACGAGCCAATTAATGGTCTTGATCCTGTAGGGGTCATAGAGATCCGAAATTTGCTTAAAAAGTTATGCGAAGAACGACATATGGCCATTTTGATCTCAAGTCATAACTTGCCGGAGCTATATCAGACCGCAACGGATTATATCATCGTCCATCAAGGCGAATTGAAGCAGGTCCTTACACTAGAGCAACTAGATGAGCGCTGTAAGCATCATTTTCTAATCCGTAGCAGTGAACCGGAAAGGCTGGTAAGTGTTCTGGAAATGCAGCTGCATACGACCAATTACAAGGTTATGCCTGATCAAAGCGTCAAGTTGTATGATTATCTCGATGATAAGGAGAAGGTATCGCGTGTTCTGTTCGAAAACGGAATTGTTATCAGCAATCTCTCCAACGAAGGCGATACACTGGAGAACTACTTTATCTCTGTGATAGGTGGTGAACAACATGCTTAATTTGATCCAGGCTGATATTTATAAATTGCGCAAATCCGCACCCATTAAAGTTTTATTTTCCATCACAACGATCAGTAGCATAATGGTGGCAATCATAGCCTATCTGATCCCGCAAGGTAAAATCGATGAAAACCTGACCGGACTTGGATTCATGTTCTCGGATATCAACGTAATCAGCATTCTTGGCGCCGTCATGGCGGCGATATTAATCTGCGGTGATTTTGACTCAAGAACATTTCATGATGCTGTGGCGAGCGGTTCCAGCAGGGCTTCGATCATCATAGGCAAGACAACCGTCTTCTGCTTCTCTATCCTGTGCATTCTGATTCCTTATATCGTTACAACAGGGGTTGTACTTGGGACGGGTTCCAAATTCAGCATGGGCTCCGTAGCCGTAGGTTTCCTGAATATGATGACTACAGAAGCCGGGAAGGCACTCACTGCAGCGGAGATATGGAAGCTAGCCGCGATCATCTTGACCTTGACCCTTGTCTATATTGCTCAGGTAAGTATCTGTATCCCACTTGCTTTTACACTTAAAAAGCCTGTTCTGGTCGTCGCCATTTATTACGGTTTTTCCATCCTGACTGCGCAGCTTACCAAGCTGAGTGACAGCTCCAAGCTGTTTGACCGTATTTTCTCCTGCACACCCTATGGAGGGAACTATACTTTTCTAACACTAACTTCGAGCACGGGAGAGATTGTCAAGGCCCTCGCAGTCAGCTTGATCTTTATCATCATCATGCTCGTTGTCACATTCAGCACATTCAGAAGGTCTGAGATTAAATAACGGAGAGGTTGATGAAACGTAGTGGCCATTGCAGTAGGATTTCTAACCATTTTAGTCATCGGACTTATTCTATATATCGTATTTATCCTGCAGCAATTGCGCAGCATCAACCGACAGCTCGGCAAACGCCTGAGCGAACAGACGCGGCAGCCGATCAGTCTAGAGCTCGTAAGCAAGGAACTGAATACTCTAGCGATTCAAATCAATAGATGCCTGAAGGCGGAGGAAACCCTCCGTCTTAAAGGCATTCACGAGGAGCGAAGATTCAAGGAAATGATCACCAATATATCCCATGACCTGCGCACCCCGCTTACAGCTATTAAGGGCTATCACCAACTGCTGACCTTGAGTGAGTTAACCCATGACCAGCAGAAGAAGCTGCAAATTGCGCAGAAGCATGCCAATGAGCTAGGATATTTGATTGAACATTTCTTTGAGTATTCCTGTCTGGTTCATGCCGAGCCAAAGCTTCAGAGCAGACGGGTCAACTTGACCAATCTGATAACAGAGTGCCTCGCCGCGTCAGTCCCAGCGCTTGAAGACAACAAGCTGACCGTTGAGTTCAAGGAAGCCCCGCCTACCTATATTCTTGGCGATCAGGAGATGATCACAAGGATTATTCAGAATCTGATCCGTAATGCGATACAGCATTCAACTGGAACTCTGCAGGTCAGCCTGCCTACTACGGACGAACAGGCCATCCTGTCATTTCGCAATCGTGTTAATCCAGCCACAAGCATTGATGTGAAGCGGCTGTTTGATCGCTTTTACACCGGAGATCAAGCACGAGGCAGCAGTACAGGACTTGGCTTGTCCATCGTTAAATTGCTGGCAGCACAAATGGAAGGCAGCACAGATGCATCGCTGCAGGATGGCTGCCTTGAGATACGAGTTCATTTACCATTGTACCGAAATGACCATTAAAGTGCCTGGAACAACCGCTCCCCTTGGGTCGCAATGTATTTATACATCATACCGCATACCGCCAACATCATGACTCCAATGCCCAACAAAATGAGATTACCGTTCACATGGGATAACAAAAATAATATAGCAACTGGAATCACTACGCTGATAAAGCCCAATAACATAGAAACGAGTACCGATGCACTCTGCTTAATCGCAGTAACTTCGCTTGTCCAGTCCAGTTTTGGAAACTTCAAATTAACTATAATCCCCAGCATCGCTGAATAACACGCATAGATCACAGGGATCACCAACAACAGCAGACTCTCCATCCATCCCATGCGCAATGATATCATAAGCATCAAGCAGCTCACTACCGAGATTGGTATGGTGACGGTAAGATTGACCGCGACCTTGCTAAGCAGAATATCTTTCTTTGATACGGGCGAGCTTTTGAGTATCCATAAATGGTTGCCTTCCAGAGAAATAGAACTTGCTGATGTGCAGCTTAATGTGACGAACAAAGAAACGACCAGTGGAGCCATTCGCCCCAAGTAGTCAGACATTTGTGGAATTTCTATCAATTGCCCAAGCTTCTCCGAGCCAATGAACAATAGGGCAATCGATGTCACGAGCAGAAAAATCATGATTATACTCGTATTCAGTACATATAAAGAAGAACTAAAATATCGCCGCAGTTCCTTGACATACAAGGCACGAAAAGGAGAAGAAGCTTTCAGTGATCTCATCACATATTTACTGCTTGTATGGGACGTCGTTAAGCCTGTGTGTATCGCTTTATATCTCGTGCCAAGTACAATAGAGAACAAGATGAACGCCAGCAACGAAATGGCCATAAATAATAGCAACGGGCCGATCTGATAGGAGCAAACGGCATCTACATACATGGCTGCAAGAGGATACAGCTTAAAGATCATATCTGCCAATTGCGTACTCATATCTGTAAGCATCTGCTCGTTTCCTTTGAGGCTGAACAATCCGGCCATAATTCCAATCGTTACGGCCATGGTTAGAACAATGGTGATCACTCGACTCGCTCTAAACCGGGAGGAGACCCAGCTGATCAGCGCACCAATTAGGGCTGCCGCAATAATAGGTAATAACGGAATAAACAAGAGTGTAATTAGAAATGACAGATAAAATACCACTTCTGGATTCACTTTTATTGCATATACCGCACCAGCCGGCAGCATCAGTATCAACATGAAAAATAAATTTAGCACATAGAGCTGAAGAACACGGCTCGCTACCACGTAGCTTGTTCGGATAGGTAACGACATGACCAAATCATAGTCTTTGTAGCTATATAATACCCCGCTAGCTTTATAAATCGTTGTAAAGAACCCGAGTATCGATGTTGCTGCCATCATGATAGCCAGCAGCAGATCCATACGCCCAATTTGTTCAAAGGTCTGCGCCATTAAGTAGCTGTACACAAAAGAATATCCTGCAATCATAACCACACCAATCAGAATACCGATACTGAGAAGAAGAAATTTGCGCCTTTCCTTACCATCGCAAGTATGCAATGCTTTATTCAAGCCAAATGTGGAGAGCAGCTGTATCTTTGTTAAACGCCATATATTAATCATTATCTATCAACTCCAGGAATACATCTTCGAGGCTATGATCCCCCTTCACATCCTCAGTCTTGCCATAAGTGATCAAACGACCCGCTTTAATAATAGCAATCTTATTACACAGCTTCTCTGCCACATCAAGCACATGGGTGGAGAAGAAGATGGCACTGCCGTTCCTGCACAGGTCTGCCATGATCGCCTTTAACGTATGGGCCGCCTGTGGGTCAAGTCCGACAAAAGGTTCGTCCAGGACCAACAGCTTCGGTTGATGAATCAGAGCAGAGATAATCGCCAGCTTCTGCTTCATACCATGAGAGTACGAGGAGATCAAATTCCCCAAACTGGCTGTAATTTGAAAGGCATCGCCATATTGCTTAATCAGCCGCTCTCGATCTGTCTTCGACACGCTATAGAGATCACCGATAAAATTCAAATACTGTATGCCAGTAAGATGATCGTATAGATCCGGGTTGTCCGGAATATAGGCAGTAACCCTCTTGCAGGCAACCGGGTCTTTCTTGATCGAGATACCGTCAATTTCAATATCCCCTTCTTCAAAGTCCAGTACACCAACGACTGAGCGGATCGTCGTCGTCTTTCCTGCCCCGTTATGTCCGATAAAACCGTAAATGTCACCTTTTTCAACCACCAGATTCAAGTCGTCTACGGCCTTCTTACCGCCTTTATAGCTCTTCGTAAAATGTCTTATTGTAAGCATCTTTCCTCACCCTTCCATGGATGTGTACAGCCTCATATCTTTTCTGTTCTAACAGAACAAATATAATACGTTTAATCTATGTTAAACGTTCAATTGTATCCATCCACTTTAGGATAATGTAGAGGGTTAGGCTCCATTTATAGATTGTCTACACTATTAAAAATTAAAATCAGTCCAACGATACACATAATCCACGAAAGGGCCGATCCTGTATTTGAAAGCTTGATTCGTAGCCGTTCCAATGGTCGTTGCATGGCCTTACCAAATAATGCATGTAGGATAAACAATACAAGTGGCGGCAGAATCATTATGAAATTATAGCCGCCTAGAATGACAAGCCACTGATACGCAGGTAAATTGGCGGTAGTCATAAGACCAATCGCTGCAAAATAAGGAAATGCCGCCCCCACTTCAACCACGGATGTCGTAAATCCGAGGGCAATCATAGCGGCTTTACTTCTGGACTTCGGTCTTGGCAGATCTGCCCTTTTCTTACCTGTAGGATAGAAGAAGCTGGCTATGAATAAAATGGTGCCAATGATCATCATCATCCAACTAATGGACCGATGCTCAAGAATCGAGGATAGCGTAGACAACAGCGTATCCAGGCCTAACATGAGCGCAAAGCCTACCGAGAAATAAAGAGCGGCAACCGTGCCTAAATAAATCATTAAGCGTGAACCTAATCGCTCCTTTTCAGAAAGCAGCAAATAAATCGTTACTCCCAGAGTTGCCGGACTAAGTGTATCTAATAGAGCTAGTCCGCCGATCATACCTAGTAGTTCAAGACTCACGATACTCCCCCTTCTCTCCTAGTATCCCTTGTACTTCAACCATATGAGCCTCATAAGCCTGCTCCATAAAATCAAGAATCTCCTGATCAATCGGATAAAGTCCAAGCAGCTCCGATTGCTGCGGGGATTTTCTCACTTCCCATAATTTATTAATGAATTCACCTTCATCTTCAAATTCTTCCACTTGCTTTTCCAGCATACGGCGTATAATATTTTGAACCTTAGGTGAATCAGGACCATCCTTCATATGCTGCTTCAACTGGCCCAGCAGGGCGATCCACTCCATTGTAGCTGGATCCTCTCCGTTCATTTTTGGAACTCTCGCTAATAGCTCCCTCTCCCTCTCGCTAAATATACTCTGCTTCAAAGTAGGCGATCTTTTCTTGTATTGCTGGGATAACTGAATTAGCTTCTGCACTGCCGCCTGTTCATCCCCCACTTCGACAACAATTCCATGGATTAGCTCCCGCAGAGAAGATTCCATACGCTTTAATCTCTGCTGCTCTTCTAGGATACAGGCCAATTGTTTATTTAGACTGTCCAGCCAATTCCAATTGGGGTCAGATAGCATTTCTTTAATCTCTTGCAGACTGTAGCCCATCCCTTTGAAGAAATGGATATATTGGAGCCTCTTCAGCTCCTCTTCTGTATAGAGACGATGTCCTCCCTCTGTTTTGGCAGGTGCAGTCAGCAATCCGATCTGATCATAGTACCGAAGAGTTCGGACGGAAATGTCTGTCTGTTTTGCAACTTCTTTAATATGAATCAAGACAAGGTACCTCCCCGTGTTATTCTTCTCTATCCTTAATTACAGCATATTTCAGCAAGTACCCCAGTCCAAGCCCAATAACGACCCCAGGCAATGCCTTATCCACTATAAAACCAAGCCCCGCGCCAATGATGACACATCCATAAATAATGGCATCATCTTCCTTCATAACTGCAGCCCCCTTCATAATTATTGGAAATTACATCATTGCTTCGATTATACAAAATGACGCAACGTCACTTTCAAGGGCTTTAGGTTTTTAATTTTACGGAATCCTTTCAAATTGACCTTTCAGCTAAAAAAACAAGCCCTCCCAAAAAGGGAGAGCTTATTGTTCTTCACTATCATTATCACACAACTAAGAACCGCGCCTCGTGCTGGCATTCTTCACACTTTACCGGCGGCTCCCAATCAATAAATTTCGTATGTTCCAAATCTACAACGTCCGGTGCTTCCTCGAACTCTTTAATGAACTTATCGATGGCTACTTCTACATGATCTTTGCATACTACATACATATACGTAAAGCATCCTCTCTGTTGCCGCAGCTACTAAGCATACGCTTCTAGAATTACAAACATCCTGTATCTGTTCTACCATACTCCAGCGCAAAAAGGAACCAATTTACGCATACTTTCCCGTGGAAAATATGTCCCCTCCTTCTATG
The window above is part of the Paenibacillus lutimineralis genome. Proteins encoded here:
- a CDS encoding MerR family transcriptional regulator; amino-acid sequence: MIHIKEVAKQTDISVRTLRYYDQIGLLTAPAKTEGGHRLYTEEELKRLQYIHFFKGMGYSLQEIKEMLSDPNWNWLDSLNKQLACILEEQQRLKRMESSLRELIHGIVVEVGDEQAAVQKLIQLSQQYKKRSPTLKQSIFSERERELLARVPKMNGEDPATMEWIALLGQLKQHMKDGPDSPKVQNIIRRMLEKQVEEFEDEGEFINKLWEVRKSPQQSELLGLYPIDQEILDFMEQAYEAHMVEVQGILGEKGEYRES
- a CDS encoding nucleotidyltransferase domain-containing protein, translated to MLNVFDVAQALIDYVEKEYSDEIAIIAYYGSYAQGTATKRSDLDFFFIPASPQGYQASIQFIIDGIGFDFWPISWERAERMASFQEDKTTIIADSKLLYVRSQEDHDRFMRLRETTSTMQGPEKAQDMVEKAESELRKVYLHLYKMSRAVDSEDITFYRIEAHEVLTKVLQSLALLNRTYYTRGFGKNMEQVLGLPLKPALLKQHIDAIMYSSVNADILQASEELTASTLDLVLEQKEKYYGTPSYPDRMKGFYEELKGVMDKIITACEMNDYDTAFFSAISVQDLTAAFLFFAETGHWPSDLIINSSYIETYRKLGFPELIAALDSRDLSKLQAAVESLVVSLDRYLRANGVEINCFDNAEQFTAFLKENKM
- a CDS encoding CxxH/CxxC protein; the protein is MYVVCKDHVEVAIDKFIKEFEEAPDVVDLEHTKFIDWEPPVKCEECQHEARFLVV
- a CDS encoding ABC transporter ATP-binding protein gives rise to the protein MLTIRHFTKSYKGGKKAVDDLNLVVEKGDIYGFIGHNGAGKTTTIRSVVGVLDFEEGDIEIDGISIKKDPVACKRVTAYIPDNPDLYDHLTGIQYLNFIGDLYSVSKTDRERLIKQYGDAFQITASLGNLISSYSHGMKQKLAIISALIHQPKLLVLDEPFVGLDPQAAHTLKAIMADLCRNGSAIFFSTHVLDVAEKLCNKIAIIKAGRLITYGKTEDVKGDHSLEDVFLELIDND
- a CDS encoding ABC transporter permease, producing the protein MLNLIQADIYKLRKSAPIKVLFSITTISSIMVAIIAYLIPQGKIDENLTGLGFMFSDINVISILGAVMAAILICGDFDSRTFHDAVASGSSRASIIIGKTTVFCFSILCILIPYIVTTGVVLGTGSKFSMGSVAVGFLNMMTTEAGKALTAAEIWKLAAIILTLTLVYIAQVSICIPLAFTLKKPVLVVAIYYGFSILTAQLTKLSDSSKLFDRIFSCTPYGGNYTFLTLTSSTGEIVKALAVSLIFIIIMLVVTFSTFRRSEIK
- a CDS encoding ABC transporter ATP-binding protein, with product MTEYVLKTTDLTKSYREANVLKQISLSLAPGRIYGLIGQNGAGKTTLMRLITGLSFPSSGTIELFGHQGEKNLQIERKRIGSMIEYPSLTLSMTAKENIRLHRIIRGIPNKEIEDELLQLVGLADTGRKKAKNFSLGMKQRLGIAIALLSSPELLILDEPINGLDPVGVIEIRNLLKKLCEERHMAILISSHNLPELYQTATDYIIVHQGELKQVLTLEQLDERCKHHFLIRSSEPERLVSVLEMQLHTTNYKVMPDQSVKLYDYLDDKEKVSRVLFENGIVISNLSNEGDTLENYFISVIGGEQHA
- a CDS encoding sensor histidine kinase translates to MAIAVGFLTILVIGLILYIVFILQQLRSINRQLGKRLSEQTRQPISLELVSKELNTLAIQINRCLKAEETLRLKGIHEERRFKEMITNISHDLRTPLTAIKGYHQLLTLSELTHDQQKKLQIAQKHANELGYLIEHFFEYSCLVHAEPKLQSRRVNLTNLITECLAASVPALEDNKLTVEFKEAPPTYILGDQEMITRIIQNLIRNAIQHSTGTLQVSLPTTDEQAILSFRNRVNPATSIDVKRLFDRFYTGDQARGSSTGLGLSIVKLLAAQMEGSTDASLQDGCLEIRVHLPLYRNDH
- a CDS encoding GAP family protein; translation: MSLELLGMIGGLALLDTLSPATLGVTIYLLLSEKERLGSRLMIYLGTVAALYFSVGFALMLGLDTLLSTLSSILEHRSISWMMMIIGTILFIASFFYPTGKKRADLPRPKSRSKAAMIALGFTTSVVEVGAAFPYFAAIGLMTTANLPAYQWLVILGGYNFIMILPPLVLFILHALFGKAMQRPLERLRIKLSNTGSALSWIMCIVGLILIFNSVDNL
- a CDS encoding response regulator transcription factor — translated: MNSERNPVSIVNMILVIEDQVDVNHLLAEALTVAGYRVKSAYTGLDGIKEIQTNSYDLILLDIMLPYKSGDEILKEMRTFSDAPVIIISAKDMVGVKIDLLRLGADDYITKPFDLGEVVARVESNLRRSHRQIQENPVITYKDVILDEHTKRVCVSGTEIELTATEYMILELLMGHTGKVFTKANLYESIWQEEYLGDDNAVKTHISNLRSKLKKVSPDEQYIETVWGLGYRLYQE